From the genome of Leguminivora glycinivorella isolate SPB_JAAS2020 chromosome Z, LegGlyc_1.1, whole genome shotgun sequence, one region includes:
- the LOC125240720 gene encoding dynein axonemal intermediate chain 2-like isoform X1, which translates to MKRLTNHCIMETYSYIKKRRDFGKQPMFCEQGPEMCDSILPNPAEQKAFILRNPVHQPTQNTPNFSQHEINTKRAKYTTTGINHAEGGWPKDVNVVDPEATQRYRRKIEKEDEYINCVNVCCPGMEHYALQNNAIDMYQIYYSDMASLPPVEKNSMRTVNVYRDPLRGRPVSSICWQPDQMRFAVTYVDMNFYRNPLGSIFGFLWDVETPAEPFMNFMPPSILLDLQFNPKDSTMLAGGLVTGQVVIFDTRRGSQAVSECPPHVAHRDMVRNVLFINSKSGLEFFSGSPDGACKWWDARNMSEPTDEMIIDIAKYSFDVPHMETAYGISTMEYEFTIPTRFMVGTDNGYVVTGNRKGKTQLDKLPVVYPAHTGSVRALERNPYFLKNFLSVGDWRLQVWSEDCHDSPVITTAATRHKITCANWSPSRCSLLLCTGADGVISAWDFLRSQCKPIVTMYLGDDPLVKVKIHEQGSLVAVGSQKGNVSMLELSASMTASGKNDKNLMLAIFDRETKREKILEARLREIRLKQRQAEEGSPRHSLGLDDPSAGDRDLAEATTDYQALVKKELAAM; encoded by the exons AAAAGGCTTACGAATCATTGCATAATGGAAACTTACTCGTATATAAAGAAGCGACGAGACTTCGGAAAACAGCCCATGTTCTGTGAACAAGGGCCCGAAATGTGCGACTCCATCCTGCCCAACCCCGCGGAACAGAAAGCGTTCATCCTGCGGAACCCGGTACATCAGCCCACTCAGAACACCCCGAACTTCTCGCAGCACGAAATCAACACAAAGCG agCTAAATACACTACGACGGGAATCAACCATGCCGAAGGTGGCTGGCCCAAGGATGTCAATGTAGTCGACCCCGAAGCCACGCAACGATACCGCCGCAAAATCGAAAAGGAAGATGAATATATCAATTGCGTCAATGTTTGTTGTCCC GGCATGGAACACTACGCGTTACAAAACAACGCTATTGATATGTACCAAATATATTACTCGGACATGGCCAGCTTGCCGCCCGTAGAGAAGAACAGCATGCGGACTGTCAACGTGTACCGCGACCCTCTGCGAGGCCGCCCCGTCTCTTCCATCTGCTGGCAGCCCGACCAAATGCGATTTGCTGTAACTTACGTCGACATGAATTTCTACCGTAACCCACTTGGCAGCATCTTCGGATTCTTATGGGACGTGGAGACCCCCGCGGAGCCATTTATGAATTTCATGCCTCCGTCCATATTACTGGATTTACAATTTAATCCAAAGGACAGCACCATGTTGGCGGGAGGACTAGTGACGGGTCAGGTGGTGATTTTCGACACACGGCGCGGCAGCCAGGCGGTGTCGGAGTGCCCGCCGCATGTGGCGCACCGCGACATGGTGCGCAACGTGCTCTTCATAAACAGCAAGTCGGGGCTCGAATTCTTCTCGGGCTCACCTGATGGTGCGTGCAAATGGTGGGACGCGCGAAATATGTCGGAGCCCACTGATGAAATGATAATTGATATCGCCAAATACTCTTTTGATGTTCCTCATATGGAAACTGCTTACGGTATTAGCACAATGGAGTACGAGTTCACTATCCCGACGCGATTCATGGTTGGCACAGACAACGGTTACGTCGTTACCGGTAATCGGAAAGGAAAAACTCAGCTGGATAAATTACCTGTCGTG TACCCAGCACACACTGGTTCGGTGCGGGCATTGGAGCGCAATCCGTATTTCCTGAAGAACTTCTTGTCCGTGGGCGACTGGCGGCTGCAGGTGTGGAGCGAGGACTGCCACGACTCGCCCGTGATCACGACGGCCGCCACGCGCCACAAGATCACTTGCGCTAATTGGAGCCCCTCCAG GTGTTCCCTGCTGCTGTGCACGGGCGCGGACGGCGTGATCTCCGCGTGGGACTTCCTGCGCAGCCAGTGCAAACCCATCGTCACCATGTATTTAGGCGATGACCCGCTTGTCAAAGTCAAGATTCACGAGCAG GGTTCCCTAGTAGCTGTTGGTAGTCAAAAGGGCAATGTGTCTATGTTAGAACTATCAGCATCCATGACTGCATCCGGCAAGAATGACAAGAATCTCATGTTGGCG ATATTTGACCGCGAGACAAAGCGTGAAAAGATCCTCGAGGCCCGGCTTCGTGAAATCCGTCTGAAGCAGCGGCAGGCGGAGGAAGGCAGCCCTCGACACAGTTTAGGCCTCGACGATCCCTCGGCCGGGGACCGCGACTTGGCCGAGGCCACTACAGACTATCAAGCTCTTGTCAAGAAGGAACTCGCTGCCATGTAG
- the LOC125240720 gene encoding dynein axonemal intermediate chain 2-like isoform X2 produces METYSYIKKRRDFGKQPMFCEQGPEMCDSILPNPAEQKAFILRNPVHQPTQNTPNFSQHEINTKRAKYTTTGINHAEGGWPKDVNVVDPEATQRYRRKIEKEDEYINCVNVCCPGMEHYALQNNAIDMYQIYYSDMASLPPVEKNSMRTVNVYRDPLRGRPVSSICWQPDQMRFAVTYVDMNFYRNPLGSIFGFLWDVETPAEPFMNFMPPSILLDLQFNPKDSTMLAGGLVTGQVVIFDTRRGSQAVSECPPHVAHRDMVRNVLFINSKSGLEFFSGSPDGACKWWDARNMSEPTDEMIIDIAKYSFDVPHMETAYGISTMEYEFTIPTRFMVGTDNGYVVTGNRKGKTQLDKLPVVYPAHTGSVRALERNPYFLKNFLSVGDWRLQVWSEDCHDSPVITTAATRHKITCANWSPSRCSLLLCTGADGVISAWDFLRSQCKPIVTMYLGDDPLVKVKIHEQGSLVAVGSQKGNVSMLELSASMTASGKNDKNLMLAIFDRETKREKILEARLREIRLKQRQAEEGSPRHSLGLDDPSAGDRDLAEATTDYQALVKKELAAM; encoded by the exons ATGGAAACTTACTCGTATATAAAGAAGCGACGAGACTTCGGAAAACAGCCCATGTTCTGTGAACAAGGGCCCGAAATGTGCGACTCCATCCTGCCCAACCCCGCGGAACAGAAAGCGTTCATCCTGCGGAACCCGGTACATCAGCCCACTCAGAACACCCCGAACTTCTCGCAGCACGAAATCAACACAAAGCG agCTAAATACACTACGACGGGAATCAACCATGCCGAAGGTGGCTGGCCCAAGGATGTCAATGTAGTCGACCCCGAAGCCACGCAACGATACCGCCGCAAAATCGAAAAGGAAGATGAATATATCAATTGCGTCAATGTTTGTTGTCCC GGCATGGAACACTACGCGTTACAAAACAACGCTATTGATATGTACCAAATATATTACTCGGACATGGCCAGCTTGCCGCCCGTAGAGAAGAACAGCATGCGGACTGTCAACGTGTACCGCGACCCTCTGCGAGGCCGCCCCGTCTCTTCCATCTGCTGGCAGCCCGACCAAATGCGATTTGCTGTAACTTACGTCGACATGAATTTCTACCGTAACCCACTTGGCAGCATCTTCGGATTCTTATGGGACGTGGAGACCCCCGCGGAGCCATTTATGAATTTCATGCCTCCGTCCATATTACTGGATTTACAATTTAATCCAAAGGACAGCACCATGTTGGCGGGAGGACTAGTGACGGGTCAGGTGGTGATTTTCGACACACGGCGCGGCAGCCAGGCGGTGTCGGAGTGCCCGCCGCATGTGGCGCACCGCGACATGGTGCGCAACGTGCTCTTCATAAACAGCAAGTCGGGGCTCGAATTCTTCTCGGGCTCACCTGATGGTGCGTGCAAATGGTGGGACGCGCGAAATATGTCGGAGCCCACTGATGAAATGATAATTGATATCGCCAAATACTCTTTTGATGTTCCTCATATGGAAACTGCTTACGGTATTAGCACAATGGAGTACGAGTTCACTATCCCGACGCGATTCATGGTTGGCACAGACAACGGTTACGTCGTTACCGGTAATCGGAAAGGAAAAACTCAGCTGGATAAATTACCTGTCGTG TACCCAGCACACACTGGTTCGGTGCGGGCATTGGAGCGCAATCCGTATTTCCTGAAGAACTTCTTGTCCGTGGGCGACTGGCGGCTGCAGGTGTGGAGCGAGGACTGCCACGACTCGCCCGTGATCACGACGGCCGCCACGCGCCACAAGATCACTTGCGCTAATTGGAGCCCCTCCAG GTGTTCCCTGCTGCTGTGCACGGGCGCGGACGGCGTGATCTCCGCGTGGGACTTCCTGCGCAGCCAGTGCAAACCCATCGTCACCATGTATTTAGGCGATGACCCGCTTGTCAAAGTCAAGATTCACGAGCAG GGTTCCCTAGTAGCTGTTGGTAGTCAAAAGGGCAATGTGTCTATGTTAGAACTATCAGCATCCATGACTGCATCCGGCAAGAATGACAAGAATCTCATGTTGGCG ATATTTGACCGCGAGACAAAGCGTGAAAAGATCCTCGAGGCCCGGCTTCGTGAAATCCGTCTGAAGCAGCGGCAGGCGGAGGAAGGCAGCCCTCGACACAGTTTAGGCCTCGACGATCCCTCGGCCGGGGACCGCGACTTGGCCGAGGCCACTACAGACTATCAAGCTCTTGTCAAGAAGGAACTCGCTGCCATGTAG